The following DNA comes from Desulfobacterales bacterium.
TTTTTCATTTTACCGGCGAAGGCATTCCTTCCCTTAGAAATGAAAAATGTGGCGATCAGATTATTCAGATCATGATTAAAACGCCGACCAACCTGAATAAAAAGCAGGAAGCTCTGCTGAAAGAATTTGCGAAGCTTGAATCGAAAAAACTGTCCACCAAGTTAAAAAATATTCTCCACACCCAGCCGGCAAAAGCGGCCAAATAGCGACTGATCGCTTTGACTACGAAAGGAAAAACCGCTTTACATGTTTGAATTAAAAGTCGTTACCCATTTTGCCGCGGCCCATCAGCTGAAAATGGTATCAAAAAAATGCGAAAATCTTCATGGGCATAACTGGAAAGTCGAGGTATATATAACCGGTAAAACGCTGAATTCGGCCGGTGTACTGATCGATTTTGGACAACTCAAAAAGCATGTCTCATCGATCATGGAACAGCTCGATCATAAATTTCTCAATGAGCTGAATTACTTTCAGGAAAAAAATCCGTCTTCGGAAATCATCTCGCAATATATCGCCCAAACGCTTCAGAAGGCCATCGATGATCCATCCATTCGTGTCAGCCGTGTAGCCACCTGGGAATCCGAGGATGCCTGTGCCACATATATCGTTGACTGATAAACCGGTTAAGTTATAATTTCGACACGGTAGCTTAACCGGTTTGCTTCTATTTGCAGTGCCGGATCAAATCATCTTTAGTGATTATCGCAGTGACATCATCCACATGGTGACGGATATTTTCGATGCCACCTTCCTGACGGTCCACCAGTATCACCGCCTTGACAACGTCTATGCCTTCTGATCGTGCCCGCTCGATCGCCTTGATGGTGGATCCCCCGGTCGTTGCAACATCGTCGATAATAACCGCCCGCTGGCCCGGCAGCATGTCGCCTTCAATCCATTTGGAAATTCCGTGATCCTTCCGATCTTTTCGTATGGAAAACGCGTTGACCGGCTTGCCGTTCAACTCCGATGCAAAGGCCGTCGCAATGGCAATCGGATCGGCACCAAACGTAAGGCCGCCCACACCGTCAACGTGCAAATGTGCAATGGAATCAAAGACCAGATGCCCCACCAGATACATTCCTCTTGGACTTAATGTGGTCGGTTTACAGTTTACGTAAAAACAACTCGTCTTCCCGGAAACCAGTTTAAATATGGAATCCGGGCTGTATTTAAACGATTTTTTGCAGAGGATACTAATCAATTCTTCTTTCATGCGCTGTTTCATATTACCTTCTGTTGTCATTTCCATCACCAGAATCTGCCATACGGCTGGCTTCAAAGGTTAACACATCAAACACAAGGAGGAGATGACGGTGTACCCGGAACGAAAGGCAGTTGATAACCAGTGAACATGCATCTTCCCCGAACCGGAGTTAACAATCTGTTGATTTTAGCCGTCTAATCATATAAAAAAGCCTCCACATGGATGGAAGAAGCATTTTGGGAACCCGTGGAGGCTTAAGCAGGAAAAACTGTTGCCAGCCCTCCCTGAACTCAACCGATGTATAACAGCTATACGTAACAGGGTCAAACCAAAATAAACCCCGTCGTTGCATAAACAAAATGGTGAAAAATAAATCGCCAACACGGTAAACGACTTGCGGCCAATCGCTGAAACATTGCCCATAATGCCATGAATTTTCAGCTTCCTTGACTTTTGCACCCTATCGGGATAAGTTTTTATTACTTGGGGCACAAACAGCTTATGCCCGCCAGTAAATTCGCCAGGCACCCGGAGCGACGCCAAATTCTGCATCATCAGACAATGGAAACTATGACCATGACAACCGGCAGCGACCTCAGTTCCATTATCCGTATGTTTCATGTCCACAAACGGTATGGATCAAAACACGTCTTGATGGATATCTCCCTGGACATAGCGAAAAATGAACTTTTTTTTATCAGCGGCCCCAGTGGCGCCGGAAAATCCACCCTTCTAAAACTGCTCTATCTCGGGGAGCCGACCTCCGAAGGCCAGATTTTGGTTGACGGAATAAACCTGTCCAGAATTTCCCGGAAACGGATCCCCTTTCTCAGACGCAAATTCGGAATTATTTTTCAAAATTATCAGCTGATACCGACGAAAACCGTATTTGAAAACATCGCATTGGTTCTTGAAGCCTCCGGCGAGACCAACAACCGTTTAATACGTAAAAAAGTAACCACTCTCCTGAGGATTATCGGCATGGAAGACAGGCATTATGCCTACCCCCCATACCTCTCGGGCGGAGAGCAGCAAAAAGTAGCCGTTGCCAGAGCCGTTGCCGGAAATCCCCAGATCATCCTTGCCGATGAGCCTACCGGGAGTCTGGATTGTGAATCAGCCGATATGATAATGGATCTGTTACACCGGTTTCATATGCGCGGGGCCACTGTAATTATTTCAACTCACGACAAGGGGCTGATCCGTAAAACCGGCGGGCGGGAAATTCAACTCAACAACGGATGTATTCAGCACATGAATTTCTGAAAGCGGCACATGATGATTCTGTTTATAAAACGGGCCTTCCGTGACATGATTCAAAATCCCTTTCTTAACGCCATCACCGTTACCACGATTGCATTTTCCATTCTGATCATCAGCGCGTTCACCCTGTTTTCCGTCAATGCACAGGGGTTCATGAATTCATGGAAACAGGGATTTCACATGATGGTTTATTTAAAACCGGCCGTAACCGAGGCGAATATCAGCGCTGCGCAGAGTTCAATTGAAGCCATTGGAGGGGTGAATTCCGTGCGGTTCATATCTAAAGAAGCAGCGCTTGTACAGATGAAAGAGCAGATGATTCATCAGGCGTCTTTTTTTGACGGTTTAACTGAAAACCCTTTGCCCGATGCTTTCGAAATTCACATCAGCGACGCATTACAATCGGATCATCCGGTGGAAACCATCGCAACATTAATCGAATCCTTTGATCCGGTGGAAAAAGTTGAATACGGGAGGGAGTGGATCGAACGAGTATTTCATGTATTTCATCTGGTGCGTCTGGCCGGTTATGCCATGGGGGGTCTTTTTTTTATGGCCGCCGCATTTATCGTAGCCAACACCATGCGCCTGGGGCTTTATTCCAAAGCCGGGGAAATAGAAATCATGCGATTGGTCGGGGCCACAGACCGGTTCATCAAAACCCCTTTTTATATTCAGGCCGTTATCCATGGCGCGGGGGGAGCCGTTTTAGGGGTTTGCGCCTTGTACGCCGTATATGGATACTTGACGGGCCAGATCGACAGCAACTTGTCCGCAGGTCTTTTCCATATCCGCTTTCTACCATTGAACCATATCATTGCCATATTTACGGGCAGCATGGGTGCAGGATGGCTGGGGTGTTATTTTTCACTGAAACAGTTTTTAAACGCATAGTCTTCATCGCAACGGTCATGGCACTGAGCCTGATGCCCATGCGCACCTTCGGGGAAGAGAAAAAATTGACGGCCGTTATTTCAGCAGACCGACTGACGCTTCGGACAGGGCCCGGAACCACAGCAACACCTCTCAGTGTCCTGGAAAAAGGCACCTCCCTGACGGTCCTGTCTTCACCCGACGATGAATGGATCAAAGTCACCGATGGAGATACGATTGGCTATATCATTAACCGGAAACGGTATGTAAATATTTCAGAGGTGGAAAAATTCCCCCGGGATCCTGCCGCGCTCAGGCAGAAGGCTGACAGTCTCCATCAGCAGATCAGCGCCTCAAAAGAAAAAATTCGTTCGTATACCCAAACGGAATCCGATATGATTCAAAATCTGAACAAAATTGAGCTTACGCTTGCTGATACCCGAAATCAGCTCCGAGACATCGACAAAAAAATCCAAAACATCGGACAACGGATCAACGAAACCGAAACCATCTGCCAGGCACTGAAACAGCAAATCACGGACAACGAGCGCTATGCATCCAACCGATTGAAAGCCCTGTACGCCATCACCCGCCTGGGCAGCATGAATGCACTGGCTGCGACCGGCAACCTTACGACGCTTTTTCAGCAGAAAACATACATGAAACGTATTCTCACCCATGACGACCGGATCAGGACCAAACTGATTGCTGATAAGAAAAATTTTGCAAATTTTTTACTTGAACTTGAATCAGGAAAAAAAAACGAGCTGATAATGCAGAAAGAATATAACTGCCGGCTGGAGACACTGAGCCGGGAAAAAGCTCGGCGGGAAGATATTTTATCTGAAATCAAAACCCGGAGGTCTCTGGAACTGGCGGCGGTCGAATCGCGAAAGCAGGCAGCATTGAAACTTGAGCAGATAATTGAGTCCTTCAACACGTCGGTTCAACAGAACACCCCTTCAATTGATCGGTTTTCCTCTTTTAGGGGGTTGCTTAAAACACCCGTAAGGGGTAAAAACAAAAATTTGTTCGGACCGTATAAACATTCGTCATTAAACAGCAACCTTTTCCGATCCGGAATTGATATACAGGCTGAAAGAGGCGAACCGGTTACCGCTGTAAGCGCCGGTCGAATTATTTATTCCAGCTGGCTTAAAAATTATGGTAATATGATCGTAATTGATCATGGGGATCATTATTATACCGTTTATGCGCATACTGAAGAAATGTTTAAAGCCACTGGCGACCGGGTGGACGCCGGGGAAGTGATCGCAACAGTTGGTGATTCCGGTTCTATCGACGGAGCGAAGTTATATTTTGAAATTCGCCATCACGGGAAAGCCTTGGATCCTCTGAAATGGATCCGCCATGAAGATTTTCCGGAGATAACCAGCGCCCATCATTGATCAGGGCCATGAAAAAGCATTGAACATCCTGTTCACAATTTTAAGTTGTGAAACGGCCGGCCGGCAGGACACGAAACCTCACAATCCGGCATATTCCGAGCTTTTTCAACTCAGCGCCGCAGGATGCACCGGCGCTTATAATGTGAAATTATTTTTGCAAACGCCCTTAACCATCAATGACAATCGGAGCAATCCGGAAACGACTCTGCACCTCACCGCCATAAGGTTTATTCATATCCGGACAAACCGCAAAATAAACAAAGGACCATATCCGCCATTTTTTTCAACACATAGGGGGGGCTAACCGACAATGACATATAAAAAACAGCGCCATACCAGGCTGTGGCTGGTCATGACCATCGCCGTTATTTTCTGGACGGTGGGAACCGGTTTTTTTCATGATTCGTCCGCAAATAATGAAGAAACGTATAAAGGATTAAAACTGTTTTCGGATGTCATCGACATCATCGAAAAAAACTACGTCGATGATGTGGAAAGCAGGGACCTGATTCAAAAAGCGATTCAGGGCATGGTAACCAGCCTGGATCCGCATTCATCATTTCTGCCGCCAGAAGCGTTCGATGAACTCCGGTTTGATACTCACGGCGAGTTCGGCGGGATTGGGATTGTCATCACCCTGCAAAAAGGAGTGCTGACGGTTATTTCACCCATTGAAGGCACACCGGCATACCGTGAGGGAATAAAAGCCGGCGACATTATCATAAAGGTAGACGATACCCCCACCAAGGACATGATGCTGTGGGAAGCCGTGAAGAAAATGCGAGGGCCGAAAGGCACAAGTGTCGTAATTACCATTGTCCGAGAAGGCGAGCAGAAGCCCTTGGAATTTAAGCTCGTTCGTGATCTGATACCCATCGAGAGCGTCAGAGCCAAAATGATAGAGCCCGGATACGGATACATCTGGATTACTAATTTCAGGGACAACACCACTGAGGATCTTGAAAACGCCCTCATGCAGATGGAATCCGAAGCGCCCCCCTTAAAAGGTCTTATTCTGGATCTTCGCGACAATCCGGGCGGACTGCTGGATCAATCCATCAAGGTGTCGGATTTATTCCTTGAAGATGGCATTGTGGTCTCCATCAAAGGCCGGGATAATCGTAATACAAAAATTTTCAGGGCCCATCCGGACACCGACAGAAGAACCTATCCGATTGTCATACTGATTAACGGCGGCAGTGCCAGCGCATCCGAAATCGTTGCCGGCGCGCTGCAGGACAATCACCGTGCCCTGATTCTGGGAACCACCTCATTTGGTAAAGGATCGGTACAAACCGTTGAAACCCTTCGGGACGGCTACGGGCTGAAATTAACCGTTGCCAGATACTATACCCCCAGCGGGCGGTCCATCCAGGCACAGGGAATCACGCCGGACATTACAGTAAAAAATCGCGTCCTGGACAAAGACGAGGCTGATTCATCAGACACCGAAGCACACATGCTGAAGGAAAAGGATTTAAAAAATCATCTTGAAGTCATCAAGCCCGAAAAAAAGAGCGAAAAGCCCCCGGAAACCACTCCGGAAGACGACGCAGACCCAAAAACGCCCGGCCCCGGACATCAATTCCGAAACGGACCGATCGATGTTGAGAACCTTCAGACGGACAATCAGGTCATAAGAGCGCTTGAAATATTGAAAAGTTATGACATATTGAAACATATGAACAACTGATTCATCATACGCTTCAATCCCGGTTGCCTGCCGGAAGTGATCCGGCAATTTTTCCGGCGGGCAACCGAATCAGTCACGTGTTGCATGGATTACCCATGGCAAAAAAAATCCAAAAGAAAAAATCCAAAAAACGCGATTCCCCGTCAGTCTCGAGATCATTCACCGATCAGATAAAACAGATTATGATGGCGATAGGGATTCTAATCCTTGTTGTGGCTGTATCTGCCATCGCGATCCGTCATTTTATCCGGCAGGCGCCCTCTCCCAAGCGCCCTGCACCGCAGACTTCTCCGGCTGCACCGATCCATCAGGCGCATAAAACGCCCCAGCCTCCGGCATATAAAATCTATCCACAGGATAACGCACGTCCGAATAATCTCATACCCGAATCCAAGCCGTCACGCGTTTCAATGAAACCTCAAGTTGCCATTATTATAGACGATATCGGTTATGACAAAGCCATCGCGGAAAAGTTTCTAAAACTTGATATCCCGTTAACGATCTCCATATTGCCATTCAGCCCGTTTCAAAAGGGTATTGTTCGTTCCGCCCATGCGAAAGGCACGGAAATAATGCTTCACCTGCCCATGGAACCGACCGAATATCCGCGGATTGATCCGGGCCCGGGAGCACTTCTGACTTCTATGAATCCGGATGAACTCATCGACCAGCTCCTCAAGGATATTCATGCCGTAAACGGAATCAAAGGTGTTAATAATCATATGGGATCTAAAATGACTTCTGTATCGACTCAAATGTACCAGATTTTTACGATACTGAAAAAGCAGAACCTGTATTTTATTGACAGCCGTACCACGTCGCTTTCACTTTGCAATCCATCGGCACGACTGCTCCAGATTCCGTTTGCCCAGAGAGACGTATTTCTGGATCACAAACAGGATGCGACTTTCATCCGCAATCAAATCAATCAACTGATTCATATCGCGCAGAAAAACGGTACGGCCGTCGCTATTGCTCATCCCCATTCCATAACCTACACCGTTCTCCGGGAAAGTCTGCCTGAACTGAAAAAGCATCTTACGATCGTTTCGGCATCAACGCTCACTCGTATTATCGAATAGACGGGCAATCATTTCATCCGGAACAGGAACCGCCTTCAAGTCTTTAATTTCGTCAACCCAAACGCCTGCGCTTGACATACGACCTGAGCTTTATCATCTTCACCTCCCGGAGAGATCAACCCCCGTTGCCCTGTATATTAAATCATGAGCGCCTTTTTTTACAATCGCAGGGGTAGTCCTGTTTTTGCAATTGGTGTCTTATCCCTCAAACGCTGTCAAAAAAAACAAAATTTTTCCCGTTATAGTTACCGCCCGCTTCGCTCGAGACGCGAAGAACGCAGAGCCTCGAAACAGCGGTTTTGGTCTCTGCGAGCTCTGTGCCTCAAGAAAGCGAAGCGAACGGACGGTAGAAAATTAAAGCGTTTTTTGTAACGGCAATTCCATGGAAATCGGGTTGCGGGCACGGACCGCATTAGTTTAACGACTTGAACTCCTAACCGGGTCTGGTTTTGATTACTTCATGAAATGGCCATGAATATGCGTCTGCTGGTTATCCGGGACGACAGGCGGCGGCTATAGCCCGTACCCCCTTTGAGAAAGATTGTCATTCCAACGCCACCACCCGTACGAGCAGCTGTCTGGGACCATGAACGCCAAAGGCAAGCGTCAGTTCAATCCCGCCCGGTCCAGGGGGCATACAGGAGGCTCTTTACCCCCTTTTTAACCAGAATCTGTTTGAACTGATCCATCCAGGTATCGGCCCGCACCCAATACACTTCCGAACGAACCGCCTCCAGCAGGTGCGTAAGCTGTTTGATCTTTTCGTCCTGTCCCAGGACTTTCACCGGAACAGGGGCCGCTTCGGAAATCTCACTGGCGCCGTCTCCGAGCGCTGAAACCAGATTTGAGAAAATTCGATCCCGGTCTGTCTTATTCATCTGCTATTCCTTCCTTTTGAGCCAGTTCATGCCGGCTCTTTTTTGCAAACCGCGGGACCGGCCTTTTCCCCGTTTTTCCGGGGAGAGGTAACCATGTTCACATAGGTGGTGATCAGCTGGCCGGTAGCCGATCCGGTCAGAAGCCGGAGCAGGGGAGGCACGTCCGATCAGATCATGAACAACGTACTGATCAAAGAATTTTCACCCCTCGCCGGTTCAGAAAATATCCTTCTTGAATATACCGACAGAGTGACTTACTCTTACGATGCTGCCGTACTGGAATCCGTTGTACCCTCTCTGGAGGTACGACCCGTCACCTGCGGGACGCTGGGAAACGTCATCCGGCTGTGCAATGAGAACCGGCTGCCCGTTACGATCCGCGGGGCCGGCACGAACCTGAGCGGCGGCACCATTCCGGCACAAAACGCTGTGGTGGTACTGACCCATGCGCTCAATCGAATCCTTGATATCAATGCCGATGACATGTATGCCGTAGTCGAACCCGGGGTGATCACGGCAAAACTGGCTGCAGCCGCCGAAAAAAAAGGGCTCTTTTATCCCCCCGGACCCCGGCAGTCAGGCCGTATCAACTATCGGGGGCAATGTAGCGGAAAACGCGGGCGGACTCAGGGGGCTCAAATACGGAGTGACCCGGGATTGTGCGATGCGACTTGAATTTTTCGACACAGGCGGAGAGATCGTAAAAACCGGTTCCAGAACCGTAAAGTGTGCAACCGGATACAATCTGGCCGGACTGGTGACAGGCTCTGAAGGCACATCGGGCGTGTTCAGCGGCATCATTCTCAAGCTTATCCCGCCGCCGCAGAGCAGAAAGTCCATGGTCGCCATCTCTGACAGCATGGCGGATGCATCGGAAACCGTTGCCGGTATTGTCGCCATCCGTATCATTCCGGCAACCCTCGAATTCATGGGCAATTTCACCATCCGGGCCGTCGAGGATTACACCCATGCGGGAGACGGGAACCTTCACCCCACCATACTGACCGATCGCCGGGACAGAACCGAATGGAAACGGGTGAAAGCCGCTATTGAGGATATTTTTCACAACGCCCTGAAGCTGGGCGGCCCCTTATCGGGTGAACACGGCATCGGAATTGCCAAATCCGGATTTATGGAAAAAGAAACCACGGCCGCCACGATAACCTGTTCACGAAAAATCCGAAAGGCACTGGATCCTGAAGGCATTCTCAATCCCGGAAAAATTATTGGATAACCATTGGAAGGATAACCCATATGAATCGTATGATAGAGCTCACCAGACTGATGAAAGAACTGGAAGACAGCCTTTCCGTGTGCATGCGCTGCGGGATGTGCCAGGGCGTCTGCCCCCTGTTTGCGGAAACCGGCCTTGAATCGGATGTGGCCCGCGGAAAGCTCGCGCTGCTGGACGGACTGATGAAAAAAATGTTCGAGAACCCCAAGGGCGTGAACGACCGCCTGAACAAATGTCTGCTTTGCGGAAGCTGTAGCGCCAACTGTCCCAGCGGTGTCAACGTGATAGAGATTTTTCTGAAGGCCCGCGCCATTCTGACCGGCTTCATGGGACTTTCCGCTGCCAAGAAAATGATCCTGAGAGGCATGCTGGCCCACCCCGAACGGTTTGATCACCTGATGGAATGGGGCGCAAAATTTCAACACATATTTACCAGACCGGTCGATGATCTGACAGGGACATCGTGCAGCCGGTTTGTATCGCCGTTGGGAGACCGGCACTTCAAAGCACTTTCAGATACCCCGTTTCACCGGAGCATACCGGCGCTGGATACGGCCCCCGGTTCATCGGGTATTAAAATCGCCTTTTTTGTCGGCTGTCTGATTGACAAGATTTTTCCCCATATCGGCCAAGCCGCCCTGGAAGTATTCAACCATCACGGGGTCGGGGTCTATATCGCCAGAGACGAGGGATGCTGCGGGATTCCCGCCCTGTCTTCCGGAGATACCGCCACGTTCAACAAACTGGTGCGTCACAATCTTGAGCGGTTCGACCCCGAGAAATTCGATTATCTGGTTACCGCATGCGCCACCTGCACATCGACGATCAAAAACCTGTGGCCCAAAATGGCGAATCAGGACAGTGACGATATTCGTAAAAAAATTGCGCTGATTGCAGAAAAAACTTTGGATATCAACCAGTTTATGGTAACCCAGTTAAAACTTGAGCGTGCTGCCGATGATTCATCCCGGAATCCTCAGATCCTCACGTACCACGATCCGTGTCATTTAAAAAAATCTCTGGGGGTATCGTCCGAGCCCAGGCAGCTGATTCAGGCCAATCCCGATTACTGTCTGAAAGAGATGTCCGAATCGGACCGTTGCTGCGGCATGGGAGGAAGCTTTAACCTGCTCTATTACGGCCTGTCATCATCGATCGGAAAACGAAAACGGGATAGCATCTCGGCAACCGGTGCGTCGGTTGTGGCAACCGGATGCCCGGCCTGCATGCTCCAGATCTCAGATATGCTGTCTCAGGCAGGGGACCGGATCGCCGTCAAGCACCCCATAGAAATCTATGCGGAGATGTTGAAACATCATGACACTGTCTCTGAATCCAATTAAACCCAAACTGGTTGCCGACCAGGTATTTGATCAGCTCCGGGAGCTGATTTTCCGCGGTCAGCTCAAGGCCGGGGAAAAACTCATGCCCGGCGATGTCAGCCTCAAAGATCTGCTTGAGGTTCGTCTGGGGCTTGAATGCAATGCCGCTGCCTGGGCGGCACGCAGAGCCGTGGACACGGATCTGGAATGTCTTGAAAAAAGCCTGGCTCATCACATCGACATTTTCAACGCCATCAAACGGCATGACCCCCGGGGGCCCTTGACGCCATGACGACGCACATCCAATGTGTCATGGCTTTTTTCAACGAACGGACATAATTTTTCAAAAATCCATGTTTAACCCTGATCTTGAATAAACAATAGTATGAAACCTGTTATAACGCCTCTTTATGCCGGGCAGCATCTCAGATTTGATCTAATGACTGAGGAAAATGAGAACTACTATGAGAATGCTGGCGGATTTTTCCCCCGAATTTACCGAACTGCTGGACAAAATGGACGACTTGTATGCGGAAAAACGCACCATCGATGAAAAAACTTATCCGTTCATCTGGTTTGCGCGACAGCTGACCGGATTCAGAGACAGCGTATTGCGCCAACGATTGGGCCATGCCTTCTCTAAAGAACTTTCACGGATATACGATATGCTCAATGAAGTGGAAAACATTCTCGAATCAAAAAAATAACATCCGGCCATCAGGCCTCATTTCAGCGCCTTGATACAATCTACCAGCTCCTTTGCATTAAAAGGCTTCCGAATCATTTTATCGATCCCCGCTTCGTCGGAGTCATACCCCAGCTCGGCTTCTGAATATCCCGAAATGAGGATTTTAACACTCCCGGGTTGTGTCCGGCTGACTTTCCTTAAAAAATCAATCCCATTCATTCGCGGAAGGTCATAATCGCAAATCACGACATCCCAGATCTCCCTGCACACAAAGCCCAAAGCGCTTTCCGCATCGTTTACGGCAACGATGGACTGGCCTTTTTTCCTGAAGTAGTAAGAAATAAAAAACCGTATACTTTCTTCATCTTCAACCAGGAGTATTTTCATTACACCCTCTGCAAGCCGTTCATATCATGCCGGAAAATTCACCCGTTCAAAGCGTTATCGATATCAGGTCGAAATATCAGTTTTTATTGAAAAAATCAAAAGAAAAACCATCTGACGACAGCCATCTGTTTCAAGCCATTATAAGCATACCATAAAGTAATTGAAAAAACAGGCGTACACCCGATTTGAACTTCTCACACACCGTTCATGCCACACGTGCATCTTAATTCTTGCGAACAACCCTGCCGACTGTTATGGTAGCGTCCGGTGGCACTGCTTTCCACATTTTCTGCGCCAGACGCAACAACATTTACCGCACGCCAGTGCGCTTGCGTTTTTCACTCATCCAAAACAATAAAAATACCGGGTTAAACACGATGTGTCTCAACGAACTGAACACCATCACCGATGATTTGATTGCCGAACTCAACACCCTGGCGTTTACCCCTCCGGTCTCACATGTGTACAACCCGCTTGAATATGCCAGAGAGCCCTATCGCCTCTATCTGAAACGCTTTGCAACGCCTCCAAAGGAAGCTGTTTTCATCGGAATGAATCCGGGCCCCTGGGGAATGGCCCAGACAGGCATCCCTTTCGGCGAGGTCAACGCAGTCAGAGACTGGCTGAAAATTGAAGCTGCCGTTGGATCTCCGAAACACATCCATCCCAAACGGCCGGTAACCGGCTTTTCCTGCCACCGCTCCGAAATCAGCGGAAAACGGTTGTGGGGCTGGGCACAAAAAAAATTTAACCGCCCTGACCGGTTCTTTGCCCGGTTTTTAGTCCTCAATTACTGCCCCCTGCTTTTCATCGAAGCAAGCGGCCGAAACAAAACCCCGAATTCACTTCGTATCGTTGAGCGGGCCAAAGTGATCGACATCTGTGACCGCGCACTGCGCCGGACCATCCAGGTCATCTCTCCCGAATATGTTATCGGAATCGGGGCGTTTGCCGAACAACGGGCCGCAAGAGCGCTGGCCGGACTCGGCATTCCCATTGGCCGCATCACACATCCGAGCCCGGCAAACCCCAAAGCCAACAGGGGATGGGAAACGCTAATTGACACGGAGCTGTCCCGGTTAGGCATATACCTGTAATCGATAAAAAACTAGTTGATTTTTATCTCAAAGACAGATAGGAAGTCAAACTCAGCCATATATGAAACATATCGTCAGGCGTTGGTTGATTATCGTGACCTCCTCATATCGACTATAAAATCAGCCGGATTTTTTTGCTGTTCCTTTAAAATCAATGCCAAAATATTCGGACAAGTTCTGTCGACAGACTAAGTCACTTTCTCCGTTCAACGCGCTTAAGGATAAATACCTTCGCCCACAAACCAGTGTGCCGGATAGTGATACTGCAGTCAAATCGCGTGGGCATGAATGAATAAACGGTGCGAGCGCATAAACGGCAAAGCCGTATCCAGCGCCACAATAGCGCAGGAAGGCTCTCATTCGTCATATTTCAGTGTTATCATCAGTTGACAAAACAGCAGCAGACCGTCATGAGTTCTGGCATCCGGGCGATCTTGTTTACCTGTCAGCGCAATATGCTCCTGACGTTACTTTTTCATGCTCAAGACATGCGTTTACTTTTTCCAAAAAAGCCATGACGCGATGACTTGATATATGCATCACCGAATCCGTTGATACTCACTTTCGGGCATCGTCAAAAATAAACCGGGATTTGTGTTCGTCTTCAAGGCGTGTGAAAGAGTGCATAATTGTGGTATATGCCCTTTCAGACACCGAGGAGGGCGGACAAAAAACAGTCAAAACAGTACAATTTATTTTTGCCGGAGCCCCAATCCGAAAACCGCTATAAAGGAGGAAAGATGAAAATCGAAAAGGTCGGCCAACGTGTTAAAAATTTAATCGAAAAAAGAGGACTGACCATTGA
Coding sequences within:
- a CDS encoding divergent polysaccharide deacetylase family protein, with translation MAKKIQKKKSKKRDSPSVSRSFTDQIKQIMMAIGILILVVAVSAIAIRHFIRQAPSPKRPAPQTSPAAPIHQAHKTPQPPAYKIYPQDNARPNNLIPESKPSRVSMKPQVAIIIDDIGYDKAIAEKFLKLDIPLTISILPFSPFQKGIVRSAHAKGTEIMLHLPMEPTEYPRIDPGPGALLTSMNPDELIDQLLKDIHAVNGIKGVNNHMGSKMTSVSTQMYQIFTILKKQNLYFIDSRTTSLSLCNPSARLLQIPFAQRDVFLDHKQDATFIRNQINQLIHIAQKNGTAVAIAHPHSITYTVLRESLPELKKHLTIVSASTLTRIIE
- a CDS encoding FAD-binding oxidoreductase, producing the protein MVISWPVADPVRSRSRGGTSDQIMNNVLIKEFSPLAGSENILLEYTDRVTYSYDAAVLESVVPSLEVRPVTCGTLGNVIRLCNENRLPVTIRGAGTNLSGGTIPAQNAVVVLTHALNRILDINADDMYAVVEPGVITAKLAAAAEKKGLFYPPGPRQSGRINYRGQCSGKRGRTQGAQIRSDPGLCDAT
- a CDS encoding FAD-linked oxidase C-terminal domain-containing protein — translated: MGGNVAENAGGLRGLKYGVTRDCAMRLEFFDTGGEIVKTGSRTVKCATGYNLAGLVTGSEGTSGVFSGIILKLIPPPQSRKSMVAISDSMADASETVAGIVAIRIIPATLEFMGNFTIRAVEDYTHAGDGNLHPTILTDRRDRTEWKRVKAAIEDIFHNALKLGGPLSGEHGIGIAKSGFMEKETTAATITCSRKIRKALDPEGILNPGKIIG
- a CDS encoding (Fe-S)-binding protein: MNRMIELTRLMKELEDSLSVCMRCGMCQGVCPLFAETGLESDVARGKLALLDGLMKKMFENPKGVNDRLNKCLLCGSCSANCPSGVNVIEIFLKARAILTGFMGLSAAKKMILRGMLAHPERFDHLMEWGAKFQHIFTRPVDDLTGTSCSRFVSPLGDRHFKALSDTPFHRSIPALDTAPGSSGIKIAFFVGCLIDKIFPHIGQAALEVFNHHGVGVYIARDEGCCGIPALSSGDTATFNKLVRHNLERFDPEKFDYLVTACATCTSTIKNLWPKMANQDSDDIRKKIALIAEKTLDINQFMVTQLKLERAADDSSRNPQILTYHDPCHLKKSLGVSSEPRQLIQANPDYCLKEMSESDRCCGMGGSFNLLYYGLSSSIGKRKRDSISATGASVVATGCPACMLQISDMLSQAGDRIAVKHPIEIYAEMLKHHDTVSESN
- a CDS encoding response regulator codes for the protein MKILLVEDEESIRFFISYYFRKKGQSIVAVNDAESALGFVCREIWDVVICDYDLPRMNGIDFLRKVSRTQPGSVKILISGYSEAELGYDSDEAGIDKMIRKPFNAKELVDCIKALK
- a CDS encoding single-stranded DNA-binding protein encodes the protein MCLNELNTITDDLIAELNTLAFTPPVSHVYNPLEYAREPYRLYLKRFATPPKEAVFIGMNPGPWGMAQTGIPFGEVNAVRDWLKIEAAVGSPKHIHPKRPVTGFSCHRSEISGKRLWGWAQKKFNRPDRFFARFLVLNYCPLLFIEASGRNKTPNSLRIVERAKVIDICDRALRRTIQVISPEYVIGIGAFAEQRAARALAGLGIPIGRITHPSPANPKANRGWETLIDTELSRLGIYL